The genomic window AGCACTTTGACGAATTGAGGTACGTACACAATCCATTGCCGTATCACCACCACCGAGTACAATGACTTTCTTATTTTCAAAACTGATAAAAGGTTTAGCATTTTCAGTAATTTTCATTAAGTTTTGTGTATTACCGATTAAGAAATCGAGTGCGGTATAAACACCCGCAGCGTCTTCGTGTTCAAAGCCTCCTGTCATATCTGTGTAGGTGCCGAGTGCTAAAAATACCGCGTCGTACTCTTCACTTAATGAATCAATGGTAATATCAACACCGACATTAACATTTAATCTAAATTCAATGCCCATGCCTTCAAAGATTTCACGACGCGTTTGAATAACATCTTTTTCTAGTTTGAATGACGGAATACCAAAAGTGAGCAAGCCACCTATTTGAGCATGTTTGTCGTAAACAACAGCGTCGATACCATTACGTGTTAGTACGTCAGCACAAGATAAACCTGCAGGGCCAGCACCAATAACAGCAACACGTTTGTTCACTTTTACTACGTCTGATAAGTCGGGTTTCCACCCTTGTGCAAACGCAGTGTCGGTAATATATTTTTCGATATTACCAATAGTAACCGCACCAAAATCTTCATTTAATGTACAGGCAGACTCACAGAGTCTGTCTTGTGGACAAACACGGCCACACATTTCAGGTAAGCTATTTGTTTGATGACATAAGTCAGCCGCTTCAAAAATCTTACCTTCGGTAACCAACTCTAACCATTGTGGAATATAATTGTGAACAGGGCATTGCCACTCACAATAAGGATTACCACAATCTAAACAACGGTCTGCTTGGCCAGCACTTTGGTCAGTACTCAATGGCTGATAGATTTCAACAAAATTTATTTTACGTTGTTCAATCGCTTTTTTAGGCGGATCGATGCGTTTAACATCGATAAATTGATAAACATTTTTACTCATACTGTTTTCCCTTAATTCGCATTCTCGACACGACTACTGTGCTTGAACGCGAAGTTCAGCAGATGAACGACTACGATGACCTAATAAGGTTTTAACATCGGTTGCCGTAGGTTTAACTAATTTAAATCGTGGTGCGTAAGCATCAAAGTTAGCTAATATTTCTTGAGCGCGTGCACTACCTGTTTCATCAAAATGTTGGTTAATAATACCGCGTAAATGTTCTTGATGAATAGTCAGATCACTTATTGGTAATAACTCGATGGATTCGCTATTTAAGCGGATATCTAAATCACCTAATTCATCAAACACATAAGCAAAACCACCTGTCATACCGGCACCAAAGTTTACACCAACTTGCCCAAGAATGGTCACTATGCCACCCGTCATGTATTCACAAGCATGATCGCCAGTGCCTTCAATTACAGCATGAGCACCCGAGTTACGCACCGCAAAGCGCTCACCCGCACGGCCACAGCCATAAAGTCTGCCACCGGTTGCGCCATATAAACAAGTATTACCCATGATCATGGTTTTATGACTTAAATACTCAACACCTTTAGGTGGCTTGATGGTTAGCTTACCGCCAGTCATTCCTTTACCAACGTAATCATTGGCATCACCGGTCAGGGTCATTTCTAAGCCACCGGCATTCCAAACACCAAAACTTTGGCCAGCGGTGCCATTAAGATAAATTTTAATAGGAGATGACGCCATACCTTGGTCACCATGATGACGAGCAATTTCACCCGATAATGATGCGCCGACAGAGCGATCAGTGTTTTGTATAGAAAAACGGAACTCGCCGCCTGCGCTGTGTGAAACAGCATCAGTACAAGCCGCCAATATTTCTTTATTTAGTACGCCTTTGTCAAAGGGATTATTTCCTTCTGTTTGATAAAGAGCCGTATCAGCACCCGCTACAACAGGCGCAATAATTGGTGATAAATCTAACTTTTGCTGCTTAGCGGTTAAACCTGTCAGTTGAACGAGTAGGTCGGTTCGACCAATTATCGCTGTTAAGCTTTCGACCCCTAAACGGGCTAAAATTTCACGCACCTCTTGGGCAATAAACTTAAAGTAGTTCATGACTTGCTCAGGTAAACCTTTAAAGAATTTTTCACGTAAAACATCGTCTTGTGTTGCAACACCTGTAGCACAATTATTTAAATGACAAATACGTAAGAATTTACAGCCCAGAGTGACCATAGGCGCGGTACCAAAACCAAAGCTTTCTGCGCCTAAAATTGCCGCTTTAACAATGTCGATACCAGTTTTTAATCCGCCGTCAACTTGTAAACGTACTTTATGACGCAAACCGTTAGTCACTAATGACTGGTGTGCTTCGGCTAAACCTAATTCCCATGGACAACCGGCATACTTAACCGAACTCAATGGACTAGCTGCAGTACCACCGTCGTAACCGGAAATGGTAATAAAATCGGCGTAAGCTTTAGCAACACCAGAAGCGATAGTGCCAACACCAGGTCCTGACACCAGTTTTACTGAAATAACCGCTTTAGGGTTAACTTGTTTTAAATCAAAAATAAGCTGAGCTAAATCTTCAATTGAATAAATATCATGATGTGGTGGTGGAGAAATCAAGGTCACACCGGGTACTGAAAAGCGCAACTTAGCAATTAACGGTGAAACCTTATCACCGGGTAATTGACCACCTTCGCCGGGTTTTGCACCTTGAGCGACTTTTATTTGTAGTACATCGGCATTAACTAAGTAATGCGGTGTCACCCCAAATCTGCCAGAAGCAATTTGTTTGATACGTGAATTTTTTACGGTACCAAAGCGGCGTTCGTCTTCACCCCCTTCACCTGAATTTGAATAACCGCCTAAACGGTTCATGGCAATTGCCAATGCTTCATGAGCTTCAGGGCTTAATGCACCAATAGACATAGCGGCACTATCAAAGCGTTTAAACATTTCAGTATCAGGTTCTACTTTGCTGATATCTATGGCTTGGGTATCTTCTTTAAAGCCCAATAAATCACGTAACGTTGCCACAGGGCGATTATTTACTTGATCGGCAAACAGGCGGTAATCCGCATAATCGCCAGATTGAACTGCTTTTTGTAGGTAAGTCACGACATCAGGGTTATAAGCGTGGTATTCACCGCCATGTACATACTTAAGTAAGCCGCCGTGATTGACTTTTTGATGTGCTAAAAAGGCTTTGCGAGCAAGGTTAATGTTGTCTTGTTCTATGTCTGAAAAATCAGCGCCTTGAATACGACTTGGTAAATCAGGGAAGCATATTTTCATGATATTTTGATGCAAACCAATCACTTCAAACAAACCTGCACAACGGTAGCTGGCGATTGTTGAAATACCCATCTTAGATAATATTTTCAACAAGCCTTTATTAATGCCATCACGATAGTTCATTACAGCTTGACGCGCCGTTAACTCAATTTGTCCTTGTTCAACTAATTGCTCAATTGTCTCAAAAGCAAGGTAAGGATAAACAGCGGTAGCGCCTAAACCTAGTAACACAGCAAAGTGATGTGAATCTCTTGCCGATGCCGTTTCAACAATTATATTTGAGTCACAACGTAATTGTGTTTCAACTAAGCGTTGTTGTACTGCGCCAACTGCCATCGCTGCAGGTATAGGTAAAAACCCTTTATCAATTTGACGGTCTGAAAGTATTAAAATAACGGTGTTTTTATCACGAACTAATGTCTCGGCTTCATCACATAAACGGATAATCGCCGCTTGTAAACCTTCTTCTGTGCGGTAATTTAAGTTCAGTGTGTCGCTGCGGTAATGCTCAGGGGCAAGTTCACGTAGCTGCTTTAATCCGGTATACATTAATATAGGTGTTGCAAACAAAATTCTGTCGGCATGGCCTGTTGTTTCGTTAAAAACATTATGTTCACGACCAATGCAGGTACCCAGCGACATAACATAGCGTTCACGTAATGGATCTATGGGTGGATTTGTTACTTGAGCAAATTGCTGGCGGAAATAATCATAAATTGTTCGAGGTTGACTTGAAAGTACTGCCATAGGGGTGTCATCGCCCATAGAACCCGTTGCTTCCATGCCATTTTCAGCCAATGTTTTCACAATTTGATGAATTTCTTCGTAACTGTAATTAAACATTTTATGGTATTGCGATAGGCCTTTATCATCAAAAATACGCTTACCAATAAGTTCGGCATCGAGTTGATGAAAGGGCACTAAACGGCGGATGTTTTTATCCAACCATTCACGGTAAGGATGGCGAACTTTTAGTTCTTCATCAATATCGGTAGAAGTGAATATTTTGCCGGTGTAAGTATCAATGGCAAGCATTTCACCTGGGCCGACACGACCTTTTTCGACCACTTCATCTTCACCGTAATCCCAAATACCTACTTCAGAGGCAAGGGTGATAAAACCATCACGAGTAATAACATAACGAGCAGGACGCAAGCCGTTTCTGTCTAAATTACAGGCAACATGGCGACCATTGGTAACCACAACGCCGGCTGGGCCGTCCCATGGTTCCATATGCATAGAATTAAATTCGTAAAACGCTTTTAAGTCTTCATCCATTAACGGACTATTTTGCCAAGCAGGTGGCATTAATAAACGCATACCTCGGTATAAATCCATACCGCCAGCAAGGAATAATTCAAGCATGTTATCTAGTGATGATGAGTCAGAACCACTTTCATTAACAAAGGGCGCAGCATCTTGAAGATCGGGTAATAAAGGTGATTTAAAGATGTGGGTACGAGCACGACTCCACTGTCGGTTACCTTTAATTGTATTAATTTCACCGTTATGAGCCAAATAACGAAAAGGCTGTGCTAAATGCCATTGTGGAGAAGTATTGGTTGAAAAACGTTGATGAAAAACACAAATGGCCGTTTGCATGCGAATATCAGCAAGGTCTAAATAAAAGTTAGGTAAGTCTACCGGCATCATTAAGCCTTTATAGATAGTTACCAAGCACGACAAAATTGCCACATAAAAAACGCTATCTTCAATGCGTTTTTCTGCACGACGACGTGCCATAAATAAACGGCGTTCTAAATCTCGATTTCTCCAGCCCGGAGGAGCATCAACAAAAACCTGCTCTATTTGCGGCATGTTATTGACAGCCGTTTCACCTAGCATAGAAGTATCAGTAGGCACTATGCGCCAGCCAATAAGTGTTAAGGTTTCACGCGCTAACTCTTCTTCAAGAATCTTTTTACTTAAAGCGGCTTGAATAGGGTCAGGATTGAGGAAAATCATACCTACAGCGTATTTTTTGCCAAGCTTCCAGTTGTTTTCTTCGGCAATAGCTCGAAAGAAGGTATCAGGTTTTTGCATCAACAAGCCACAACCGTCACCTGTTTTACCATCAGCAGCAATACCGCCACGATGTTGCATGCGATCAAGGGCATGAATTGCCGTTTTTACTAGTTTATGACTTGCTTCACCTTGTTGGTGAGCAATTAAGCCGAATCCGCAGTTGTCTTTTTGAACGCTGTGATCGTAAAGCATGATGTTATTTTCTCCTCAGGAAATAACCACTTGAGCACAGAGAACATGTTAAAGGAATAAAGTTATACAAATAATGCATAAATACTCTGTTTTCACTCAGGTGGAACCCTTCACATTAAACACTTATCGATAAAAGGTCAATCAAAATAGAGTATTTGCTCGTAGTTTTTGTACATTAGTGTAACTATATGTTTTTATTGGTTATTGCTTGTGTAGGTTGGTTTTGTTGATTTAATCGCCTATTTTTTAAGCTGTTATCAATAGCTTTTAGCGAGTTGAGAATGATTTTTGTTTACTTTGTTGTAATTTAATTACATTTTTATTTTTATGACGAGATATGACGAGATATGCTAATTTTAGCTGTTATTCATCTTTTATTCATTGATGTATGTACAAGATGGTGGAGAATACGGTGAAAATTCATCAATAAAAAAGCCAGTAATTACTGGCTTTAATATTAGCTTACTTTTTGTAATTGAATATCAATAGCTTAGGGTTGGTAGCCACCCTCAATGCCTTTAGTCGTAATACTTACCGCATCGTGGGCATGTAAAGATTCAAGGTGGTTGATACGTAGCCAAAAGTCGTCATATCCAGCAGTATTATTCATTGCGTGTTGTAAACGACGAGCGGCGTCTTCACAAAACATTAAGTTTTGACCATTCAGTAGCGCAAATTCTTGTTCATCTTCTCTTTTTACTGCGGCTTGAACGGGTGTCTTTAAACAGCCTTCAATAATATCGACTAATGCAGTAATAGGGAATTCACTAATGTTGGCATTTAACTTTACTTTTAATTCAGCAACTGAGCGTTGACTATGAGGTGTAGCAACAATACCTTCAGTTGTACCCAGCCACTCATGAATTGAGTCTAAATCGGCTTCTTGGCCATTAAACTTCTCTTTAAAAGCTTTTTGGATTAACTGTCGAGCAAGGGCGGCAGAACAAGGACAAGTTGATGAATATCTAACATCAACGGCTAGCTCTATATCGAGTTTACCTTTATTTAAACGACCGGTTAATGTTACTGGGTATGCTTTCCAGCCTTGCTTACCACTAATTAATGATTTTCTTCTTAAGTGATAGTCGAAGCGGAACTGCACTTTAGCATTATCGCTAAGATCGTGGTGACTACTAATAAAACCACTGAGTAAAGTGACCAAGCTTTGAAAGTCTAAAGTATTACTGGTTGAAAGTTCATCAAGCAGTAAATACAAGCGAGACATATGAATGCCTTTTGCTTGTGGTTCTTTTAAGTTTACAAACGCGTCAATAAAAGTAGAAACCATTCGCTCATTCTCACCTTGCGAAGCAACCATCATCGGCATTTCTATATTACTCATTCCAACCCAATCGAGGGTACCTTCGGTTTGAGCTGTGGTGTGGTTGGCGATATCAGGCATTAATGTGGACATTTCTACTCCAGTATTTCTAACACGCTATGTAAAGGGCTTTTTGAAACTTCAGTACATAACAAACTTATTAAGGGCGCGTATTCTAACGTATATTTCCTTGTAGATATAGCGACAGTTCTTTTTTAAGTTACTGAGCAAGATAACTTATTGAAACGCTCTGTATTCATATGGTTTTATGTTTTTCAAATGACTTTGAAGTAATCTAGATGAAAGGCATTTGTTTAATGACATCGGCGTTGATATTGTTACAATGAAGAAAATTACGCCACGATAATTATAATTTAAGGTAGGTTTTGTGAATTATACCGAACAGTTAGATGTTAATTTATTAGATGGATACTTGGATAGCTTAGGACAAGATATTGTGCAACAGATGTTGGACTTATATATTGAGCAATCAAAGACCTATATTGAAGACATTATCGATTCGATTGCACAAGAGTCACAAGTATTATGGCAAGAACGTTGCCATAAAATGAAAGGTGCAACTGGCAGTGTTGGTTTGTTAACCGCTCATGCTAAGTTGGTGGCAATTGAAAAATTACCCGGGCAATGGCCAGAAAAATCAGCCTTTATCTCTGAGTTGAATGAGATAAATAAAAATGCCGTTACTGCTTTTAAAGTATGGTTAGACTCAAAATAACCATGATTTAAGACAATTAAAAAAGGGGAAGCAATTATTGCTTCCCCTTTTTTAATTGTTTATTGATAAAGCGCGCTAATCTACAGAGCCAATAAAACGATATCCTTCACCGTGAATGGTATTAATTAATTCAGCAGCGTCAGGTACCGATTCAAAATGTTTGCGTAAACGCCTAATCGTTACATCAACGGTACGGTCATTTGAGCGAAGGTCACGCCCGGTCATTTCTTTAATCAATTGCTGGCGAGTAACAATTTGGCCCGTGTTTTCAATTAATAAACGTAGAGCGCGATATTCGCCGCGAGGTATAGATAAAACTTGCCCGTCAGGTGCGGTCATTTTTCTTGAATTACCATCGAGTGACCATTTATTGAAAGTGATGACTGCTTTTTCAATTTCATTCTTTGTCTGACCAATTCGGTTAAGAATGTTTCGAGCTCGAATTGTTAATTCACGTGGATTAAATGGTTTTGTTAAATAGTCATCAGCACCAATTTCTAAACCAAGTATCTTATCTATATCACTATCACGACCGGTAAGAAATATTAACCCTAGCTCGTTGTTGCTGGTTAATTCTCTTGCCAATAATAAGCCATTTTTACCCGGAAGGTTAATATCCATGATGACTAAATTAATGGTGTTTTTTTGTAATTGAGTATCCATGCTCTCACCGTCTGTAGCCTCTGATACTTGATAGCCTTCTGCTTCAAACAAGTTACGTAGGTTAAAGCGTGTAACATCTTCGTCTTCTACGATAAGTATGTGAGGTTTTTGCATGTTTTTTTTTCCATTCTTTATGTATTTAGCAATAATGTTTACGGTATGTTAGTTATAGCTGAAAATTATATTAACGCTATGTTACTAATGCTTATTTTGTTAATTATTTATACAATTATTAGTATGGTATAGAACCACTAACTAAAAAACAATCAAGTTTGTTAGTTTCTTCTTATTCAACAAATATTTATCAGCACAGCTTTAATCTTCTTTAATGACTTGTGTTGGGATAATAATTTTGAAATTAACCCCTTTTTCAATTTCACTAATAAAGGATATTTTTCCACCTAGTGCTTGTGTGACTAAATTATACACCAGATGTAAGCCCAAGCCACTGCCACCCGAACCCCTTTTTGTGGTGGTGAAAGGCTCAAAAATTTTATTCATAATAGAAGGCTCAATACCCCTACCATCGTCCTGATAGTCAATAGTAAGCATATCGCTAGAAATACTAGTCTGTATGGTAATTACACCATGGTCTCTGTCATCAAAGCCATGATTAATAGAATTTTGTATTAAATTAATAATTATTTGATTGATAGGACCGGGTTTGCTTTTTATGACGAGTTCGCTTGGACAGTCCACATTAATAATAAAAGGTAACTTTTTAATTTGTGGGGCTAACGTTAATAATATGTCGTCAAACAAATTTTTGATATTGAATGTTCTTGCTTCTTCACTTGATTGGTCAACGGCAACTTTTTTGAAACTGGCAATTAATTCTGCAGCGCGCTTCAAGTTACGGTAAATAATTGCGGTATTTTCTTCACCTTCAACAAGAAACTTTTTCAATTGACTTGATTTTAAGGTTTTATCATCAAAAGCTTTTTTTATTTCTAATAAGCGATCCGATAATAATGTTGAAGCTGTAACGCCTAAACCTATCGGTGTATTTACTTCATGAGCGACACCGGCAACCATATCGCCTAACGAAGCCATTTTCTCACTTTCAACAAGTTGCCCTTGAAACTGATGCAACTTTTCTAATGTTGAAAGTAATTCATTATTGGAATCCTTCAAGGCTTGGGTACGTTTATTGACTTTATTTTCAAGATCTTTGTTTTGCTGATAAGTGAGTTGTTTGGCATCTGAGAGTTTAGCAAGTTGAGTTTCAGCTCTATTGAGTACAATATTTATGTTGCGCGCTAGAATATCGAGCTCTTTAAAAGGCATTTGTTCAATGCGTAAATTGAACTGTTTATGTTTCGAAATATCTTGTACTTTATTTGCCATATCTGACATAGGAGTAGTAATAAAGCGGTTAAGTGCTATTGATATTAAAGCGGTAATAAAAATAAACATGAAAATGAGAAGGGTGTAGCGCAATAATAAATGATTAGTTATTTGCTGAATATGTTCGCTGCTGACTTGTATGTAGACATAGCCCACCGTTTGCTCTTCAGCTATTACAGGTAACATGATTTCTATAATATGGCCGCTAAACTTTGCTGAAGATAACTCGGCTATTTTTTCACTTTTTTCAGAAATAGCCTTGCCTATAGCACTTTTGTTGTAGCTAGCGAAGAAAGTAATGGCTTCAGTGTCAGGAACTTTTTTATAAATATGAACATGCCTAATATAAGGGACATGTTTTAGCATTGATAAATAGTTACTAATTAATTGCTCTTCATCATTAACCAGATTGGTACTTTGACTATTTGCGATAAGCTCTGCCCAATACTTTGTGTTATTTGAGGCGTCCTCGTTAGTATCGTTAATTATTAAATTAGCGATGATAAAAGAAGAAATAATTACAGATAACACAACAAAACCAATGATCATAACCATTAGCTTTATTTTTAATGAGTGAATGCGTTTCATTTTTTCCATATATTTATAGTAACTTAAATTTTATATTGAGCAATTAAATTGAACAATGATAAAGAGAAAAGCCCTTTTGCTTAGCTAAAACTTGTGTTCTTCCAATCGCCTCTTCCATGATGGGTTGATAACGGAGAAAACTATTTGCCACCACAGTGACTTGTCCTTTTGGTTTTAAATGGGGTTTTATTTTTGAAAGGAATGTCTCTGTTGCTTGATAATTGGTTTTAAGGCCTTGATGAAAGGGGGGATTTGAAATAACGTAATCGTACTTACCCTTTAGATCTGACAAGCTATCTGATGGAAAAACGTGGCCAGTTAAATTATTTAATTTCAATGTTGCTTGCGCTGAATATAATGCTAAGGCACTCACATCAAGTAAGTGTAACTTAATCTCAGGAAAAACTTTACCCAAGTAACTGGCTATGACTCCGGCACCACAGCCAAAATCGAGTATCTCACCGGTAATTTTCTTAGGTAAATTTTCCAACAATACCTGAGTGCCAATGTCGAGGCCGTTTTGACTGAATACACCAGGCAAGGCAACCACATCTACACTAGTGTCTTTAATCATAAAAGAATATGGCTTTAGCCAGTTGTCTAAGATAAAGGACTCTTGCGTTGCAAGTATATTGCTTGCGAATAATAAGCAATGGCGAGCAGCATCAATTTTTGCACAATCGCCAAGCTGATGTTCGGTCAACTTTGCTAATGACTTAATACCACTTTTATTCTCACCGACAACCAAAACTAAACAATCATTTGCTATCGAGTCTTTTATCATCGCTAGCATAAAGGTTAATTCGGCCTTACTTTTAGGAAACTGAATAATCACTAAATCATGGGCAGCCTTACTTTGATAATAGACATTAAATACCGCAGTCATGTGAGTGAGGTCTAATCGTTTGGCTTGTAAATGTGATTGATAATTAGTGTTATAACATGTCATCGCTGCTTGAGCATGAAGTGCATGGTATTCTTGAAAAAAATCGTCAATAGGTAAGTTGATAAATAATGGCGCTTTTGCTTTTAGTAAATCGGGATTACGTAGCAATAATTGATTGATGTTATCTAACAAAGTAATTCTCAAATAATTGGGTTATGGCGTTCATAAATATATAGCTTATACCCTAAATTAATTAACGGTATTTTATACGCTTAACGAAAAGATATGTTTATAATAGCGGCTATTCTACGTGAATATTATTATCATGTCAGAAAGGCGAATAATAAATTTGCAAATCACCATATAAAATTCAGGGAGTGGGTTATTTTTACTAAATTTTTTACTTGGTTTAAAGTGAAACTAATACGCAGTGATAAGCGTGCATGGTTACTAAAGTTTCGCTATTTTACCGTCCCTAACTGGTTTAGAAAAACACCTGTCGCTGAAGTTTACTTAGCACTTAATGACCCTTATAGCTTTATGCTGATTCAAGTGTTACCCGAGCTAGAGCAACGTTTCAATATTCAATTTAAATTATTTCTAGTTTATGAAAGTGTTCCAGGGGTAACTATCGATCCCAAATTAATGCGCACTTGGGCAATAAAAGATGCCAACTTTATTGCTGATCAATATCAATTAAAAAAAATAACGCAACAACCGACTCAAGAATCACTCTTTACTGGTCAGCAAATGTGGCAGTTGCGACCTAAAACACTCGATAATGCTTGGCAACTCTTTCAACAGACTTGGTCGAATGATTTTGATTACTACTATCATGCTTCTACACCAGTAATAAATTATCAAATTAAAAATTTAATGCGTTTAGTTAAACAAGGGCATTATTTACCTTCGTCTATTTTTATTGCGGGGCAATGGTTTGTCGGTATTGATAGGCTTGAACATCTAGAAAAACGTTTGGCTGACTTTGGTTTAGCAAAAGATGACAGTGTTGCTGTTTATCAAAAAAATAAATTAGTCTTTGCTGAGCAACAAGCGAAAGATAATGCCGCTGACATCGCTGACATCGCTGACATCGCTGACACGAAAATATTAGAAGCCTTTATTTCATTGCGAAGCCCTTATTCTTATATTGGTTTATTACAAGCAGAAAAGTTAAGTCAGCATTATCAGATCCCTTTAAAGATAAAACCGTTATTACCTTTGATTATGCGAGGGTTAACCACGACAGAAAATAAAGAACGTTATGCTGTTTTTGATGCCAGTCGTGAAGCCAAAAAACTTAATATTCCTTTTACCGGTATTGCAGATCCTTTAGGGCAAGGTATTTTTAATGCTTTTCAAATTTTTTCTTATGCAGAACAACAAAATAAAGAGCTCGCTTTTATTAAGTCGGCGTTTAAAGCCATTTATGTTGACGGTTTAGACTTATCCCAGAAATCGGTAATCGAATCTTTATGTCAGCAGCATAAAATCAATTATCTACAAGCGTTAGAATATAATAATGAACATGACTGGCAACAATGGTCTGATACTAACCAAAGCACTTTAGATGGCATGGGGTTATGGGGAGCGCCTTGTTTTCGATTTCAAAATGTTATTTGTTGGGGGCAAGACCGTTTGGCACAAATTGAACAAGCGATTATTGTTTCATAAGATATAATATATCCGTATTATCTTCATTTAGAGCACTATTGACTCAACATTAGAATAAATGTTCTAATGTTGTTGTCCTGAATTCAATAAAGTTTTGTTTTGTCAAACAAACGAAACTTATGATAAAGGGCCAGAAGAGGAGCATTAACCAGGTAGTTATCATAAAGAGATCAAGCTCTAATGATTGGTAACGAGGGGGATTAATGCCGAGGTAAGTAATTTTTTTGATAATTTACTTATCGGTTGTTTGGGTTGAATCCTAACAATTGTCACCAACTTGGTGGGGAGCTTCTGGCCTTTGTAAAGCCTAATGCTCTTCACATAAGTGATTGTTATCTTGGTTATTACAAACGCCTAAAAGTTCTCCGAACGAACAGAGTTCGAGAGAAATGAATCAAATAAAACTATCAAAAAAAATTAGCTTAACAGCTAACCCTACGCCTCATCATACTATTTTATGGACCGCATTAATTACGCCATTACTTGATAATGGTGAAATCGATTTCCCAAGCCTCAAACAGTTAGCTATTAGTCAGTCTGACGCCGGTAATGGCATTGTCTTGCTCGGTAGTACCGGAGAGGGCCTGGCCTTAACATCGCAAGAGCAAGTTAAGATTGTTGAATTCGTTTGCCAGTTATCACTCAGCGCGCCTTTAATGGTGGCTGTTGGCGGCTATCAGTTAACGGAGCAAATTAATTGGATAACGGCTTGTAATAAATTACCTATTTCAGCCTACTTACTTGGTAGTCCCATTTACGCAAAGCCGGGTGTGATAGGTCAAACGCAATGGTTTAGTGCTTTACTTGATGCCGCCAACTTCCCCTGTATGTTATATAACGTCCCCTCTCGTAGCGGTGTTTCTATTGCTATTGAAACTTTACAGGCGGTGCAAAATCATCAGCATTGTTGGGCGTTAAAAGAAGCCAGTGGCGATTTAAATCAGGTACTCGCCTATCACCAGTATTGTCCAGATATTGCCCTATATAGTGGTGAAGACGCCATGATGCCTTACTTAGCACAAGC from Colwellia sp. PAMC 20917 includes these protein-coding regions:
- a CDS encoding Hpt domain-containing protein, translated to MNYTEQLDVNLLDGYLDSLGQDIVQQMLDLYIEQSKTYIEDIIDSIAQESQVLWQERCHKMKGATGSVGLLTAHAKLVAIEKLPGQWPEKSAFISELNEINKNAVTAFKVWLDSK
- the arcA gene encoding two-component system response regulator ArcA translates to MQKPHILIVEDEDVTRFNLRNLFEAEGYQVSEATDGESMDTQLQKNTINLVIMDINLPGKNGLLLARELTSNNELGLIFLTGRDSDIDKILGLEIGADDYLTKPFNPRELTIRARNILNRIGQTKNEIEKAVITFNKWSLDGNSRKMTAPDGQVLSIPRGEYRALRLLIENTGQIVTRQQLIKEMTGRDLRSNDRTVDVTIRRLRKHFESVPDAAELINTIHGEGYRFIGSVD
- a CDS encoding sensor histidine kinase, producing MKRIHSLKIKLMVMIIGFVVLSVIISSFIIANLIINDTNEDASNNTKYWAELIANSQSTNLVNDEEQLISNYLSMLKHVPYIRHVHIYKKVPDTEAITFFASYNKSAIGKAISEKSEKIAELSSAKFSGHIIEIMLPVIAEEQTVGYVYIQVSSEHIQQITNHLLLRYTLLIFMFIFITALISIALNRFITTPMSDMANKVQDISKHKQFNLRIEQMPFKELDILARNINIVLNRAETQLAKLSDAKQLTYQQNKDLENKVNKRTQALKDSNNELLSTLEKLHQFQGQLVESEKMASLGDMVAGVAHEVNTPIGLGVTASTLLSDRLLEIKKAFDDKTLKSSQLKKFLVEGEENTAIIYRNLKRAAELIASFKKVAVDQSSEEARTFNIKNLFDDILLTLAPQIKKLPFIINVDCPSELVIKSKPGPINQIIINLIQNSINHGFDDRDHGVITIQTSISSDMLTIDYQDDGRGIEPSIMNKIFEPFTTTKRGSGGSGLGLHLVYNLVTQALGGKISFISEIEKGVNFKIIIPTQVIKED
- a CDS encoding methyltransferase, whose amino-acid sequence is MLDNINQLLLRNPDLLKAKAPLFINLPIDDFFQEYHALHAQAAMTCYNTNYQSHLQAKRLDLTHMTAVFNVYYQSKAAHDLVIIQFPKSKAELTFMLAMIKDSIANDCLVLVVGENKSGIKSLAKLTEHQLGDCAKIDAARHCLLFASNILATQESFILDNWLKPYSFMIKDTSVDVVALPGVFSQNGLDIGTQVLLENLPKKITGEILDFGCGAGVIASYLGKVFPEIKLHLLDVSALALYSAQATLKLNNLTGHVFPSDSLSDLKGKYDYVISNPPFHQGLKTNYQATETFLSKIKPHLKPKGQVTVVANSFLRYQPIMEEAIGRTQVLAKQKGFSLYHCSI
- a CDS encoding DsbA family protein, with translation MKLIRSDKRAWLLKFRYFTVPNWFRKTPVAEVYLALNDPYSFMLIQVLPELEQRFNIQFKLFLVYESVPGVTIDPKLMRTWAIKDANFIADQYQLKKITQQPTQESLFTGQQMWQLRPKTLDNAWQLFQQTWSNDFDYYYHASTPVINYQIKNLMRLVKQGHYLPSSIFIAGQWFVGIDRLEHLEKRLADFGLAKDDSVAVYQKNKLVFAEQQAKDNAADIADIADIADTKILEAFISLRSPYSYIGLLQAEKLSQHYQIPLKIKPLLPLIMRGLTTTENKERYAVFDASREAKKLNIPFTGIADPLGQGIFNAFQIFSYAEQQNKELAFIKSAFKAIYVDGLDLSQKSVIESLCQQHKINYLQALEYNNEHDWQQWSDTNQSTLDGMGLWGAPCFRFQNVICWGQDRLAQIEQAIIVS
- the dapA gene encoding 4-hydroxy-tetrahydrodipicolinate synthase; protein product: MNQIKLSKKISLTANPTPHHTILWTALITPLLDNGEIDFPSLKQLAISQSDAGNGIVLLGSTGEGLALTSQEQVKIVEFVCQLSLSAPLMVAVGGYQLTEQINWITACNKLPISAYLLGSPIYAKPGVIGQTQWFSALLDAANFPCMLYNVPSRSGVSIAIETLQAVQNHQHCWALKEASGDLNQVLAYHQYCPDIALYSGEDAMMPYLAQAGVKGLVSVCSNVWPAATHQYVELSLAGETQGLFPLWQNAVDELFQVASPIPVKVLMHQNKMINTPFLRAPLTHLELNDCNSLLASDKLINQWLENQAK